Proteins from a genomic interval of Scomber scombrus chromosome 11, fScoSco1.1, whole genome shotgun sequence:
- the atg10 gene encoding ubiquitin-like-conjugating enzyme ATG10, which yields MSLCLLDEENFHQCCQLLLQQSDELRDGWSWEPIQGTEEGYLRKTALRSVIIDASIKWDQEVSRSDSETHTSCDSGPDQQKQCALAAPSDADIIAGDIDENDEDDGVCAVSAGSSQVLQYEYHIVYSCSYSSPVLYFRACTLEGRSLSLEEVWSSVHPNFRLQLQHSPLNTITQQEHPLLGQPFFMLHPCRTEEFMRPVLQAAQDQHRTVNYILTWLSVVGPLVGLDIPLQYSVQLHHAASPSSSKPD from the exons ATGAGCttgtgtctgctggatgagGAGAACTTCCATCAGTGCTGTCAGCTCCTCCTGCAGCAGTCGGATGAGCTTAGAGACGGCTGGAGCTGGGAGCCAATCCAG GGCACAGAGGAGGGCTACCTGAGGAAGACTGCTCTCAGATCAGTCATTATTGATGCAAGCATAAAGTGGGACCAGGAAGTATCCAGGTCAGACTCAGAAACTCACACTTCTTGTGACTCTGGGcctgatcaacagaaacag TGTGCTCTGGCTGCTCCCAGTGATGCTGACATCATCGCAGGCGACAtagatgaaaatgatgaagacGATGGCGTGTGTGCGGTGTCTGCAGGTAGCAGCCAGGTGCTTCAGTATGAGTATCACATCGTGTACTCCTGCAGCTACAGCAGTCCTGTGCTCTATTTCAGAGCCTGCACTCTGG aGGGGAGGAGTCTGTCTTTAGAGGAGGTGTGGAGCTCTGTCCATCCAAACTTTAGGCTTCAACTCCAGCACAGCCCTCTGAACACCATCACACAGCAG GAGCATCCTCTGCTAGGTCAACCTTTCTTTATGCTCCACCCCTGTAGAACAGAGGAATTCATGAGGCCTGTACTGCAGGCGGCTCAGGACCAACACAG gaCAGTGAACTACATTCTGACATGGCTCAGTGTGGTGGGTCCTCTGGTGGGTTTGGACATTCCTCTGCAGTACTCCGTCCAGCTCCATCATGCAGCTTCACCCAGCAGCTCCAAGCCAGACTGA
- the LOC133990721 gene encoding serine/threonine-protein kinase pim-1-like: protein MKTRGSEPEPCNTSIEEIRVTIAKRKVRHDGEGPANKNKKKGFDLSDKGNEASTSSTVGKGTESCSPAEGCDGSQKDLKKKTKGKRKVTSDRENHKNTEKSKKDSVYSVETSRVALEAKYEQLNVLGAGGCGSVYAGYRKADHLPVAIKHIPRGNVFCKQVMENGQQISVEVAVMLKLTSGTPGTVGTSAAVSLIDWYDLDQELVLVLERPVPSVDLLKYIEMNGGFLQEEEAQVRTVKTIDLVILKQLVEAAAELESKQIFHRDIKVENVLIETSSDVPRARLIDFGLSCFFKQRSHYSVFYGTSAHVPPEWLTQWTYKAGPTTVWQLGVVLYEMLHRDAAFETKSFLRNEIKISMHLSEACQDVLQMCLSEAPEQRLTLKQLQLHTWLSLSSSS, encoded by the exons ATGAAGACCAGAGGCTCTGAACCAGAACCCTGTAACACCTCAATAGAGGAGATCAGGGTGACTATAGCCAAGAGGAAGGTcagacatgatggagagggtcctgcaaacaaaaataaaaagaagggCTTTGACCTGAGTGACAAGGGAAATGAGGCGTCTACATCCTCCACAGTGGGCAAAGGCACAG AGAGCTGCAGTCCAGCAGAAGGCTGTGATGGCTCTCAGAAGGacctgaagaagaagacaaagggTAAAAGAAAGGTGACCAGTGACAGAGAGAACCACAAGAACACTGAGAAATCCAAAAAGGACTCAGTCTATTCAGTGGAGACCAGCAGAG ttgcACTGGAGGCAAAATATGAGCAGCTGAATGTGCTTGGAGCAGGCGGCTGTGGTTCAGTATATGCCGGATACAGAAAAGCAGACCATCTCCCT GTGGCTATCAAACATATTCCCAGGGGGAATGTGTTCTGTAAACAAGTG ATGGAGAATGGGCAGCAGATCTCTGTGGAGGTGGCTGTCATGTTAAAGTTGACATCTGGAACCCCTGGTACAGTCGGGACCTCAGCAGCAGTGTCACTAATAGACTGGTATGACCTGGACCAGGAGCTGGTCCTGGTGCTGGAGAGGCCAGTCCCTTCTGTGGATCTCCTCAAATACATTGAAATGAATGGAGGCTTCttgcaggaggaggaggcccaG GTCAGGACTGTCAAGACCATTGACCTG GTGATACTGAAGCAGCTGGTTGAAGCGGCAGCAGAACTTGAGTCCAAACAAATCTTCCACCGGGACATCAAAGTGGAAAACGTCTTGATAGAGACCAGTTCTGATGTCCCTCGAGCCCGCCTTATCGATTTCGGCCTGAGCTGCTTTTTCAAGCAAAGATCTCATTATAGCGTCTTCTATG GCACCTCCGCTCATGTCCCTCCAGAGTGGCTGACTCAGTGGACCTACAAGGCCGGGCCCACCACTGTGTGGCAGCTCGGAGTGGTCCTGTATGAGATGCTCCACAGAGACGCTGCATTTGAGACCAAAAGCTTCCTGAGAAACGAAATCAAGATCAGCATGCATCTGTCTGAAG CTTGTCAGGATGTGTTGCAGATGTGTCTGTCTGAGGCTCCAGAGCAGCGTCTCACCCtgaagcagctgcagctgcacacaTGGCTCAGCCTGTCCTCGTCTTCTTAG